Genomic DNA from Mycobacterium stomatepiae:
GGTCCGGATTACGTGGGCGGCCATGTCGGCGGGGTGCTCGTCGGCAAACCCTCCTCCGCGCTTACCCACCGCTGTACGAACCGCATCGACAATGAACGCTTCAGTCACCTACATAATTTAACATAGAATCAAAAAGCTAGGCCAGCCGCGTCGAAGTGGTGATCGTCTCAGCGTCTGCTGGTTGTCGTGCGCGCCTTTCGGGTGCTGCGTGCCCGTGATTGCCCCTGCGGGCTCAGCCCGTGGCTCACCAACGATTGAGCGGTGGCGACGATGCCGTCGACGGAGTCGCGTTGGGGGTCACGCCATTCGGCCGCCCAGTTGAGCGCGCCAAGAGCCAGCAGCTGCGCGTAGCGGAGGTCGAGATCGGCCCGGATTTGCCCGTCTGCTTGGGCATTGTCAAACAATCGGCGCCATATCCGTCCGTAGCTCGCTTCCTCTTTGAGTTGTCGAGCGCGGAGGTGCTGGGGGATCTGCCCGGAATTACGTATCGAGGCGGTGGCGTAATCGGAAATCTCGAGCTCGTGGCGCAGATGGGCCTCGACGGCCGTCATGATCCGATCCAGTGGCGAGGTCTCCGGTGGGAGCTCGTTGAGGGCGTCTTGCACGTTCCGGCGTAGTTCGGCGACGCCGCAGTACATCACCTCTTCGATGAGTTCCTCGCGAGAACCCAAATAGTAGTAGATTGCCGGCGCCTGAATCTCGGCATAGTCGGCAACATCGGAGAGCCGTGTGCCGGCAAACCCCTTCGCGCTCAGAACGTGCGTGGCGGCATCGAGGATGCGGGCACGTGTGCGGGCGGATTTGGAATCGGCGTCAGCAGTTCCGCGATTAGAAGCCGGCGTAGATTTTTTAGGCGCCATCACATCGTAGACGTGGATTTGAATCTAGGATCAGGCGCGCTAGCCCGTGTCGTGGAATGGCACTCCGCGCGACGGAAACTCGGGGCCGGCCGCCAGCGACTCGTTATGGCCAGGAGTTTCTTGGACGGGCGCATGAGTAACCGAAGATACGTTGCGCAGCAGCTTGTTCCGGCAGGCGTCGTTGAAATGGGATCGCGTTGACCCGGACATGGATCACCTGCCAGCATGTGGCGTTGTGACTATCAACGGCCCTCGGGCTGGGTATCCGGGACAACGTCAGGGCGGCCCGTTCTTCGACGACCTGTCGGTAGGTCAGGAATTCGACTCGGCGCCTGCGATAACGCTGTCGTCCGGCTTGGCCGCTGCCCACCAAGCGATCGTGGGGGATCGGTTGAGGCTGGCTCTCGACGCCCACCTGTGCTTGGGCGTGACCGGTGTTCCTGGCCCGCTGGCGCATCCGGCGCTGGTATGTGACGTGGCGATCGGGCAGTCGACGTTGGCCACCCAGCGCGTCAAAGCCAATCTGTTCTACCG
This window encodes:
- a CDS encoding TetR/AcrR family transcriptional regulator, whose protein sequence is MAPKKSTPASNRGTADADSKSARTRARILDAATHVLSAKGFAGTRLSDVADYAEIQAPAIYYYLGSREELIEEVMYCGVAELRRNVQDALNELPPETSPLDRIMTAVEAHLRHELEISDYATASIRNSGQIPQHLRARQLKEEASYGRIWRRLFDNAQADGQIRADLDLRYAQLLALGALNWAAEWRDPQRDSVDGIVATAQSLVSHGLSPQGQSRARSTRKARTTTSRR